The Leptospira kirschneri serovar Cynopteri str. 3522 CT genome includes the window ATTTTCTACTTTTCTCTCTATATCCCGTTTTACACTGCCCAAATACGTTTTTAATCGTTTTGTTTCTTTATTGGCACGTTTACTTTGTTTTCCATGAAAGTAACGTCCTTGTTTAACGTGAGTTCGGCCTAAGGAGAAAGTAGAAGTTGTAAATTGTCTTTGGATTTCAAATTCAAAGAAGGTTTTTTTGGAAAAAATGAAAATGCGGCTAACCCGCTTAATAGATTAACGGCCCAATTGAAAAAACTACGATGCCTAGTATGTTGAATCTGACAGATATTTTTAAGTTCATCATTAACGGATTCAATGATAACTCTTTTCCTTAAAAGGATTTTAT containing:
- a CDS encoding transposase, translated to KILLRKRVIIESVNDELKNICQIQHTRHRSFFNWAVNLLSGLAAFSFFPKKPSLNLKSKDNLQLLLSP